In a single window of the Palaemon carinicauda isolate YSFRI2023 chromosome 10, ASM3689809v2, whole genome shotgun sequence genome:
- the LOC137648291 gene encoding pupal cuticle protein Edg-91-like: MTSFLELWVWLRDDACAVLLYIKVIHKTDNINKPVVIQQRSTLQRNSYEIIGKALIAVVLVAFVAEGAPVIGYGGLGGLGGIGLGGLGFNGGFGGGYGGYGGLLSAGNYANGYSHSNGYNHGNHIGAGYGGLGGLSNGHLNTHFLGKRSADPEPVLPLGGLGYGGLGLGGLGLGLNGGYGGGYGGYGGLLSAGNYANGYSHSDGYSHGNHIGNQFGGLGGLSHGHTNLLGK; encoded by the exons ATGACATCATTTCTTGAACTCTGGGTGTGGCTTAGGGATGATGCTTGCGCTGTCCTCTTGTATATAAAGGTAATTCACAAGACGGACAACATTAACAAGCCAGTTGTCATACAACAGAGATCTACTCTCCAAAGAAACAGTTATGAGATCATTGGTAAGGCCTTA ATCGCAGTCGTTTTGGTGGCCTTTGTGGCTGAAGGTGCTCCTGTAATCGGCTATGGAGGTCTTGGGGGACTCGGTGGCATTGGATTAGGAGGTCTCGGATTCAACGGTGGATTTGGTGGTGGATACGGTGGCTACGGGGGTCTCTTGAGTGCTGGTAACTATGCCAATGGATACAGCCACTCCAATGGATACAATCATGGAAACCACATTGGAGCAGGATATGGAGGATTGGGTGGACTGTCAAATGGCCATCTTAACACACACTTCCTAGGAAAGCGAAGTGCTGATCCAGAGCCAGTATTACCTCTCGGAGGACTTGGCTATGGCGGACTTGGACTTGGTGGTCTTGGCTTAGGCTTAAACGGTGGATACGGAGGTGGATACGGTGGCTACGGTGGTCTCTTGAGCGCTGGTAACTACGCCAATGGATACAGTCACTCCGATGGATACAGTCACGGAAACCATATTGGAAACCAGTTTGGAGGATTAGGTGGTTTGTCCCATGGCCACACAAACCTGCTGGGAAAGTAG
- the LOC137648844 gene encoding pupal cuticle protein Edg-91-like, giving the protein MRSLIAVLLVAFVAEGAPVLGYGGLGGLGGIGLGGLGFNDGFGGGYGGYGGLLSAGNYANGYSHSNGYNHGNHIGAGYGGLGGLSNGHLNTHFLGKRSADPEPVLPLGGLGYGGLGLGGLGLGLNGGYGGGYGGYGGLLSAGNYANGYSHSDGYSHGNHIGNQYGGLGGLSHGHTNLLGK; this is encoded by the exons ATGAGATCATTG ATCGCAGTCCTTTTGGTGGCCTTTGTGGCTGAAGGTGCTCCTGTACTCGGCTATGGAGGTCTTGGGGGACTCGGTGGCATTGGATTAGGAGGTCTCGGATTCAACGATGGATTTGGTGGTGGATACGGTGGCTACGGAGGTCTCCTGAGTGCTGGTAACTATGCCAATGGATACAGCCACTCCAATGGATACAATCACGGAAACCACATTGGAGCAGGATATGGAGGATTGGGTGGACTGTCAAATGGCCATCTTAACACACACTTCCTCGGAAAGCGAAGTGCTGATCCAGAGCCAGTATTACCTCTCGGAGGACTTGGCTATGGCGGACTTGGACTTGGTGGTCTTGGCTTAGGCTTAAACGGTGGATACGGAGGTGGATACGGTGGCTACGGTGGTCTCTTGAGCGCTGGTAACTACGCCAATGGATACAGTCACTCCGATGGATACAGTCACGGAAACCATATTGGAAACCAGTATGGAGGATTAGGTGGTCTGTCCCATGGCCATACAAACCTGCTGGGAAAGTAA
- the LOC137648847 gene encoding pupal cuticle protein Edg-91-like: protein MRSLIAVLLVAFVAEGAPVIGYGGLGGLGGLGLGGLGFNGGFGGGYGGYGGLLSAGNYANGYSHSNGYNHGNHIGAGYGGLGGLSNGHLNTHFLGKRSADPEPVLPIGGLGYGGLGLGRLGLGLNGGYGGGYGGYGGLLSAGYYANGYSHSDGYSHGNHIGNQYGGLAGLSHGHTNLLGK, encoded by the exons ATGAGATCACTG ATCGCAGTCCTTTTGGTAGCCTTTGTGGCTGAAGGTGCTCCTGTAATCGGCTATGGAGGTCTTGGGGGACTCGGTGGTCTTGGATTAGGTGGTCTCGGATTCAACGGTGGATTTGGTGGTGGATACGGTGGCTACGGAGGTCTCCTGAGTGCTGGTAACTATGCCAATGGATACAGCCACTCAAATGGATACAATCACGGAAACCACATTGGAGCAGGATATGGAGGATTGGGTGGACTGTCAAATGGCCATCTTAACACACACTTCCTCGGAAAGCGAAGTGCTGATCCAGAGCCAGTGTTACCCATTGGAGGACTTGGCTATGGCGGACTTGGACTTGGACGTCTTGGCTTAGGCTTAAATGGTGGATACGGAGGTGGATACGGTGGCTACGGTGGTCTCTTGAGCGCTGGTTACTACGCCAATGGATACAGTCACTCCGATGGATACAGTCACGGAAACCATATTGGAAACCAGTATGGAGGATTAGCTGGTCTGTCCCATGGCCATACAAACCTGCTGGGAAAGTAA
- the LOC137648292 gene encoding pupal cuticle protein Edg-91-like produces MDRDKLETKRMEDEFIIELIKLQGVWLFRILTDSWSMTSFLEFWVWLRDNACAVLLYIKIAILLVAFVAEGAPVIGYGGLGGLGGLGLGGLGFNGGFGGGYGGYGGLLSAGNYANGYSHSNGYNHGNHIGAGYGGLGGLSNGHLNTHFLGKRSADPEPVLPLGGLGYGGLGLGGLGLGLNGGYGGGYGGYGGLLSAGNYANGYSHSDGYSHGNHIGNQYEGLGGLSHGHTNLLGK; encoded by the exons ATGGACAGAGACAAACTAGAGACGAAGCGTATGGAAGATGAAttcataatagaattaataaaacttCAAGGTGTTTGGTTATTCCGGATTCTGACGGATTCATGGTCAATGACATCATTTCTTGAATTCTGGGTGTGGCTAAGGGATAATGCTTGCGCTGTCCTCTTGTATATAAAG ATCGCAATCCTTTTGGTGGCCTTTGTGGCTGAAGGTGCTCCTGTAATCGGCTATGGAGGTCTTGGGGGACTCGGTGGCCTTGGATTAGGTGGTCTTGGATTCAACGGTGGATTTGGTGGTGGATACGGTGGCTACGGAGGTCTCCTGAGTGCTGGTAACTATGCCAATGGATACAGCCACTCCAATGGATACAATCACGGAAACCACATTGGAGCAGGATATGGAGGATTGGGTGGACTGTCAAATGGCCATCTTAACACACACTTCCTCGGAAAGCGAAGTGCTGATCCAGAGCCAGTGTTACCCCTTGGAGGTCTTGGCTACGGAGGACTTGGACTTGGTGGTCTTGGCTTAGGCTTAAACGGTGGATACGGAGGTGGATACGGTGGCTACGGTGGTCTTTTGAGCGCTGGTAACTACGCCAATGGATACAGTCACTCCGATGGATACAGTCACGGAAACCATATTGGAAACCAGTATGAAGGATTAGGTGGTCTGTCCCATGGCCACACAAACCTGCTGGGAAAGTAA
- the LOC137648842 gene encoding glycine-rich protein-like: MRSLIAVLLVAFVAEGTPVIGYGGLGGLGGIGLGGLGFNGGFGGGYGGYGGLLGAGNYANGYSHSNGYNHGNHIGAGYGGLGGLSNGHLNTHFLGKRSADPEPVLPLGGLGYGGLGLGGLGLGLNGGYGGGYGGYGGLLSAGNYANGYSHSDGYSHGNHIGNQFGGLGGLSHGHTNLLGK, translated from the exons ATGAGATCACTG ATCGCAGTCCTTTTGGTGGCCTTTGTGGCTGAAGGTACTCCTGTAATCGGCTATGGAGGTCTTGGGGGACTCGGTGGCATTGGATTAGGAGGTCTCGGATTCAACGGTGGATTTGGTGGTGGATACGGTGGCTACGGAGGTCTCCTGGGTGCTGGTAACTACGCCAATGGATACAGCCACTCCAATGGATACAATCACGGAAACCACATTGGAGCAGGATATGGAGGATTGGGTGGCCTGTCAAATGGCCATCTTAACACACACTTCCTCGGAAAGCGAAGTGCCGATCCAGAGCCAGTGTTACCCCTTGGAGGACTTGGCTACGGGGGACTTGGACTTGGTGGTCTTGGCTTAGGCTTAAACGGTGGATACGGAGGTGGATACGGTGGCTACGGTGGTCTCTTGAGTGCTGGTAACTATGCCAATGGATACAGTCACTCCGATGGATACAGTCACGGAAACCATATTGGAAACCAGTTTGGAGGATTAGGTGGTCTGTCCCATGGCCATACAAACCTGCTGGGAAAGTAA
- the LOC137648843 gene encoding pupal cuticle protein Edg-91-like has translation MRSLIAVLLVVFVAEGAPVIGYGGLGGLGGIGLGGLGFNGGFGGGYGGYGGLLSAGNYANGYSHSNGYNHGNHIGAGYGGLGGLSNGHLNTHFLGKRSADPEPVLPLGGLGYGGLGLGGLGLGLNGGYGGGYGGYGGLLSAGNYANGYSHSDGYSHGNHIGNQFGGLGGLSHGHTNLLGK, from the exons ATGAGATCACTG ATCGCAGTCCTTTTGGTGGTCTTTGTGGCTGAAGGTGCTCCTGTAATCGGCTATGGAGGTCTCGGGGGACTCGGTGGCATTGGATTAGGAGGTCTCGGATTCAACGGTGGATTTGGTGGTGGATACGGTGGCTACGGAGGTCTCCTGAGTGCTGGCAACTATGCCAATGGATACAGCCACTCCAATGGATACAATCACGGAAACCACATTGGAGCAGGATATGGAGGATTGGGTGGACTGTCAAATGGCCATCTTAACACACACTTCCTCGGAAAGCGAAGTGCTGATCCAGAGCCAGTATTACCTCTCGGAGGACTTGGCTATGGCGGACTTGGACTTGGAGGTCTTGGCTTAGGCTTAAACGGTGGATACGGAGGTGGATATGGTGGCTACGGTGGTCTCTTGAGCGCTGGTAACTATGCCAATGGATACAGTCACTCCGATGGATACAGTCACGGAAACCATATTGGAAACCAGTTTGGAGGATTAGGTGGTCTGTCCCATGGCCACACAAACCTGCTGGGAAAGTAA
- the LOC137648838 gene encoding PE-PGRS family protein PE_PGRS33-like: MKGLFTFFLVALVTAEPSSGEPGDIGLRAGVNAGSGGGDDDHGDLLSGGSYANGYSHSSGYSYRNQIGKGVEGLGGISSGNGHSHEKRSANPQPGLVHGGLGHGGIGLGGTGGLGYGGIGGLGHGGIGLGGAGGLGHGGIGGLGHGGIGGLGGAGGLGHGGIGGLGGVGGLGHGGIGGLGGVGGLGHGGIGLGGVGGLGHGGIGLGGVGGLGHGGLGLGGLGGLKQNGLGHVGLGHSSGLGGGLGNIGYGKGLIGGHGGIGHKGIGLNGGYGGGFGGYGGLLNGGSYAKGYSHSSGYSHGNQIGKGSKGLAGLSHGHLNKHFGGK; encoded by the exons ATGAAAGGATTG TTCACATTCTTCCTGGTAGCCTTGGTCACTGCAGAACCAAGTTCTGGAGAACCAGGAGATATAGGCCTTCGGGCAGGAGTTAACGCAGGATCTGGTGGTGGAGATGATGACCATGGGGACCTCTTGAGTGGTGGCAGCTATGCCAACGGATACAGTCATTCCAGCGGGTACAGTTATCGAAACCAGATCGGCAAGGGAGTCGAAGGTCTTGGTGGCATTTCAAGTGGAAACGGACACTCACATGAAAAGCGAAGTGCTAATCCCCAGCCTGGATTAGTCCATGGTGGACTTGGTCATGGTGGCATAGGACTTGGTGGAACTGGAGGACTTGGCTATGGTGGTATTGGAGGACTCGGCCATGGTGGAATAGGACTTGGTGGAGCTGGAGGACTTGGCCATGGTGGTATTGGAGGACTTGGCCATGGTGGTATTGGAGGACTTGGTGGAGCTGGAGGACTTGGCCATGGTGGTATTGGAGGACTTGGTGGAGTTGGAGGACTTGGCCATGGTGGTATTGGAGGACTTGGTGGAGTTGGAGGACTTGGCCATGGTGGAATAGGACTTGGTGGAGTTGGAGGACTTGGCCATGGTGGAATAGGACTTGGTGGAGTTGGAGGACTTGGCCATGGTGGCCTTGGACTTGGAGGGCTTGGAGGACTTAAACAAAATGGTCTTGGACACGTTGGCCTAGGTCATAGCTCAGGTCTTGGCGGAGGACTAGGAAACATTGGATATGGAAAAGGCCTCATAGGAGGCCATGGTGGGATTGGTCACAAAGGCATAGGACTGAATGGTGGGTATGGCGGTGGATTTGGTGGCTATGGTGGCCTTTTGAATGGTGGTAGCTATGCCAAAGGATACAGCCACTCCAGTGGATACAGTCATGGAAACCAAATTGGAAAGGGATCTAAAGGACTTGCAGGACTTTCTCACGGTCATCTCAACAAACACTTCGGTGGGAAGTGA